One bacterium genomic window carries:
- a CDS encoding CerR family C-terminal domain-containing protein, which translates to MIQTVPQRGAADPSAATKERLLDAAEKLFAKKGFLATSVRDITTEAGCNVAAVNYHFGGKDALYSAMLRRRVAAVREKRLATLNAALGAGLRPTLEQTLRAIADAFLAPVLEDETGPRFLELMSREMVDRRLPATVFLEELFEPTSDAFCALLRRVEPRLDQQSARTCIHLFVGQLGHTMHARRLFESCPARRNKLTPWPRMIDEIVRFSAGGVRAQLEEVPR; encoded by the coding sequence ATGATCCAGACAGTCCCCCAGCGCGGCGCCGCCGACCCGAGCGCGGCGACCAAGGAACGGCTGCTCGACGCGGCGGAGAAGCTCTTCGCCAAGAAGGGCTTCCTCGCCACCTCGGTGCGCGACATCACCACCGAGGCGGGCTGCAACGTCGCCGCGGTCAACTACCACTTCGGCGGCAAGGACGCGCTCTACAGCGCGATGCTGCGGCGCCGCGTCGCCGCGGTGCGGGAGAAGCGCCTCGCGACGCTCAACGCCGCGCTCGGCGCCGGCCTCCGCCCGACGCTCGAACAGACGCTCCGCGCCATCGCCGACGCCTTTCTCGCCCCGGTCCTCGAGGACGAGACGGGGCCCCGCTTCCTCGAGCTGATGTCGCGGGAGATGGTGGACCGCCGCCTGCCGGCGACGGTCTTCCTCGAGGAGCTGTTCGAGCCGACGTCCGACGCCTTCTGCGCCCTCCTGCGCCGGGTCGAGCCGCGCCTCGACCAACAGTCCGCGCGCACCTGCATCCATCTGTTCGTCGGACAGCTCGGCCACACGATGCACGCGCGGCGGCTCTTCGAGAGCTGCCCCGCGCGCCGCAACAAACTGACGCCGTGGCCGCGGATGATCGACGAGATCGTCCGCTTCTCCGCCGGCGGCGTCCGCGCCCAACTTGAAGAGGTTCCCCGATGA